Proteins encoded in a region of the Streptomyces sp. NBC_00310 genome:
- a CDS encoding HipA family kinase, with amino-acid sequence MLREVTATRYIEPLRAGGSVPGIVEADDLGTYVVKFTGSAQGRKALVAEVIVGELARALGLRFPELVLAHFDPVIADHEPHQEVRELHGASTGLNLGMDYLPGAKDFTPEVAKEFRVDPVEAGRIIWLDALTVNVDRTVHSSNLMIWPTLGIAPPRLWLIDHGAALVFHHRWDASDPAKAYDFRHHALGHYTPDVRAADAELAPKVTEELLRRIVAEVPDAWLPTEDGFASPDEVRDAYVRYLHARVGASDAWLPTDFPTREELAAEEALRAAKTRRGRPDWLKRVPDLHGKPAAEQDWSVHLG; translated from the coding sequence ATGCTGAGGGAAGTCACTGCGACCCGCTACATCGAGCCCCTGCGGGCAGGCGGCTCCGTCCCCGGGATCGTCGAGGCCGACGACCTGGGCACCTACGTCGTGAAGTTCACGGGTTCGGCGCAGGGACGCAAGGCGCTGGTCGCCGAGGTGATCGTCGGTGAGCTGGCGCGGGCGCTCGGCCTGCGCTTCCCCGAGCTGGTCCTCGCGCACTTCGACCCGGTGATCGCCGACCACGAGCCGCACCAGGAGGTGCGGGAGCTGCACGGCGCGAGCACCGGTCTCAACCTCGGCATGGACTATCTGCCGGGCGCGAAGGACTTCACCCCGGAGGTCGCCAAGGAGTTCCGCGTCGACCCCGTCGAAGCCGGCCGGATCATCTGGCTCGACGCCCTCACGGTCAACGTCGACCGCACCGTGCACAGTTCGAACCTCATGATCTGGCCCACGCTCGGCATCGCGCCCCCGCGTCTCTGGCTGATCGACCACGGCGCGGCTCTCGTCTTCCACCACCGCTGGGACGCCTCCGACCCCGCGAAGGCGTACGACTTCCGCCACCACGCCCTCGGCCACTACACCCCCGACGTGCGCGCGGCCGACGCCGAGCTGGCGCCGAAGGTGACGGAGGAGCTGCTGCGGCGCATCGTGGCCGAGGTCCCGGACGCCTGGCTGCCCACCGAGGACGGCTTCGCGTCGCCCGACGAGGTCCGCGACGCCTACGTCCGCTACCTCCACGCGCGCGTGGGGGCCTCCGACGCCTGGCTCCCCACCGACTTCCCCACCCGGGAGGAACTCGCCGCCGAGGAGGCCCTCCGTGCGGCGAAGACACGGCGAGGCCGCCCGGACTGGCTCAAGCGGGTCCCCGACCTGCACGGCAAGCCGGCGGCGGAACAGGATTGGTCGGTGCACCTCGGATGA
- a CDS encoding SelT/SelW/SelH family protein: MSPVVQIEYCTQCRWLPRAAWLAQELLTTFEAEIGELSLKPGKGGVFVVRVDDEVVWDRRDQGFPEPTAVKQAVRDRVAPGKSLGHSDRAAQEEGGS, translated from the coding sequence ATGAGTCCCGTCGTACAGATCGAGTACTGCACCCAGTGCCGCTGGCTGCCCCGCGCGGCCTGGCTGGCGCAGGAGCTGCTCACCACCTTCGAGGCGGAGATCGGCGAACTGTCCCTCAAGCCCGGCAAGGGCGGCGTCTTCGTCGTACGCGTCGACGACGAGGTCGTCTGGGACCGCCGCGACCAGGGCTTCCCCGAGCCCACCGCCGTCAAGCAGGCCGTACGCGACCGAGTGGCCCCGGGGAAGTCCCTGGGCCACTCCGACAGGGCCGCGCAGGAGGAGGGCGGCTCGTGA
- the aceB gene encoding malate synthase A, producing the protein MSAPAPSPLAIVDAEPLPRQDEVLNPAALAFVAELHRRFTPRRDELLARRAERRAEIARTSTLDFLPETAAIRADDSWKVAPSPAALDDRRVEITGPTDRKMTINALNSGARVWLADFEDASAPTWENVVLGQVNMADAYTRNIDFTDERTGKSYALRPDEELATVVMRPRGWHLDERHLVDADGTPVPGALVDFGLYFFHNAQRLLDLGKGPYFYLPKTESHLEARLWNEVFVFAQDYVGIPQGTVRATVLIETITAAYEMEEILYELRDHASGLNAGRWDYLFSIVKNFRDGGAKFVLPDRNAVTMTAPFMRAYTELLVRTCHKRGAHAIGGMAAFIPSRRDEEVNKVAFEKVKADKDREANDGFDGSWVAHPDLVPIAMASFDAVLGDKPNQKDRLREDVDVKAADLIAVDSLDARPTYAGLVSAVQVGIRYIEAWLRGLGAVAIFNLMEDAATAEISRSQIWQWINAGVEFEHAGESVKATPELARRIAAEELAAVRAEIGEEAFAAGHWQQAHDLLLQVALDEDYADFLTLPAYEQLKG; encoded by the coding sequence ATGTCCGCACCAGCGCCGTCCCCGCTGGCCATCGTCGACGCCGAGCCCCTGCCCCGCCAGGACGAGGTCCTCAACCCCGCCGCCCTCGCCTTCGTGGCCGAACTGCACCGGCGGTTCACGCCCCGCCGTGACGAGCTGCTGGCCCGCCGCGCGGAGCGCCGCGCCGAGATCGCCCGCACCTCCACACTCGACTTCCTCCCGGAGACCGCCGCGATCCGCGCCGACGACTCCTGGAAGGTGGCCCCCTCCCCCGCCGCCCTGGACGACCGCCGCGTCGAGATCACCGGCCCCACCGACCGCAAGATGACGATCAACGCCCTCAACTCCGGGGCGCGGGTCTGGCTCGCGGACTTCGAGGACGCCTCCGCGCCGACCTGGGAGAACGTGGTCCTCGGCCAGGTGAACATGGCCGACGCCTACACCCGGAACATCGACTTCACCGACGAGCGCACCGGCAAGTCGTACGCCCTGCGCCCCGACGAGGAACTGGCGACGGTCGTCATGCGCCCGCGCGGCTGGCACCTCGACGAGCGCCACCTCGTCGACGCCGACGGCACCCCCGTCCCCGGCGCGCTCGTCGACTTCGGCCTGTACTTCTTCCACAACGCCCAGCGGCTGCTCGACCTCGGCAAGGGCCCCTACTTCTACCTCCCGAAGACGGAGTCCCACCTGGAGGCCCGCCTCTGGAACGAGGTGTTCGTCTTCGCGCAGGACTACGTGGGCATCCCGCAGGGCACCGTCCGCGCGACCGTCCTGATCGAGACGATCACGGCCGCGTACGAGATGGAGGAGATCCTCTACGAACTCCGCGACCACGCCTCGGGGTTGAACGCGGGCCGCTGGGACTACCTGTTCTCCATCGTGAAGAACTTCCGTGACGGCGGCGCCAAGTTCGTCCTCCCGGACCGCAACGCGGTGACGATGACGGCACCGTTCATGCGGGCGTACACCGAGCTCCTCGTCCGCACCTGCCACAAGCGCGGCGCACACGCGATCGGCGGCATGGCCGCGTTCATCCCGTCGCGGCGCGACGAGGAGGTCAACAAGGTCGCGTTCGAGAAGGTCAAGGCCGACAAGGACCGCGAGGCGAACGACGGTTTCGACGGCTCCTGGGTCGCCCACCCCGACCTGGTCCCGATCGCGATGGCCTCCTTCGACGCGGTCCTCGGCGACAAGCCGAACCAGAAGGACCGCCTCCGCGAGGACGTCGACGTCAAGGCGGCCGACCTGATCGCCGTGGACTCCCTCGACGCCAGGCCGACGTACGCCGGTCTCGTCAGCGCCGTCCAGGTCGGCATCCGGTACATCGAGGCCTGGCTGCGCGGACTCGGCGCCGTCGCCATCTTCAACCTCATGGAGGACGCGGCCACCGCCGAGATCTCCCGCTCCCAGATCTGGCAGTGGATCAACGCGGGCGTGGAGTTCGAGCACGCCGGCGAATCCGTGAAGGCCACCCCGGAGCTGGCCCGCAGGATCGCCGCCGAGGAACTGGCCGCCGTCCGCGCCGAGATCGGCGAGGAGGCCTTCGCGGCCGGCCACTGGCAGCAGGCCCACGACCTGCTCCTCCAGGTCGCCCTCGACGAGGACTACGCCGACTTCCTGACCCTCCCGGCGTACGAGCAGCTCAAGGGCTGA
- a CDS encoding nucleotidyltransferase family protein — protein MTHHEARNPPLSTARHPTPDAAAGRSEVVGLLLAAGGGRRLGGRPKALLTHHGRPLVEHAVGVLRAGGCARIHVVLGAEAATVRARAELPGCVLVDNPDWAEGMGSSLRAGLESLIGTDADAALVALVDQPGIGPEAVARVLAACEPGGALAAAAYDGRRGHPVLLGTAHWAAVAATATGDRGARAYLKAHEEAITLVECGDVARPYDIDTEADLIHLE, from the coding sequence ATGACGCACCACGAGGCCCGGAACCCACCCCTGAGCACAGCCCGGCACCCGACCCCTGACGCGGCGGCCGGCCGGAGCGAGGTCGTCGGGCTGCTGCTGGCCGCCGGCGGCGGGCGGCGCCTCGGCGGACGCCCCAAGGCCCTGCTGACCCACCACGGCCGCCCCCTGGTCGAACACGCGGTCGGGGTACTGCGGGCGGGCGGCTGCGCCCGGATCCACGTGGTCCTCGGCGCCGAGGCCGCGACCGTACGCGCCCGGGCCGAACTGCCCGGCTGCGTACTGGTCGACAACCCGGACTGGGCCGAGGGCATGGGCTCGTCGCTGCGGGCCGGCCTGGAGTCGCTGATCGGGACGGACGCCGACGCCGCCCTGGTCGCGCTCGTCGACCAGCCAGGCATCGGGCCGGAGGCCGTGGCCCGCGTCCTCGCCGCGTGCGAGCCCGGCGGCGCGCTCGCCGCGGCCGCCTACGACGGCCGCCGAGGGCACCCCGTCCTGCTCGGTACCGCCCACTGGGCCGCCGTCGCCGCGACCGCCACCGGGGACCGCGGGGCACGCGCCTATCTGAAGGCGCACGAAGAGGCGATCACGCTCGTCGAGTGCGGGGACGTGGCGCGACCGTACGACATCGACACGGAAGCCGATCTCATCCACCTGGAGTGA
- a CDS encoding DUF5955 family protein, with protein MTGSDEDPKVAGLRSAVSRLRRELAAHPAEFPDRGIAEDELAVLAAMAVTGMPEVPRLRRSLLLIAGSIGSVSALARGLAEVRTAVELFGDPPRR; from the coding sequence GTGACCGGCAGTGACGAGGATCCGAAGGTGGCGGGGTTGCGGTCGGCCGTGTCCCGGCTGCGTCGTGAACTGGCCGCGCATCCGGCCGAGTTCCCCGACCGGGGGATCGCCGAGGACGAACTGGCGGTGCTCGCGGCGATGGCCGTCACCGGTATGCCCGAGGTGCCGCGGCTGCGTCGGTCCCTGCTGCTGATCGCCGGGTCCATCGGATCCGTCAGCGCGTTGGCGAGGGGGCTCGCGGAGGTCCGTACGGCGGTGGAACTGTTCGGCGATCCGCCGAGACGCTGA
- a CDS encoding peptidase inhibitor family I36 protein gives MRTRTKIGVTLAAGAMAVLGMAGPTSASTELQSTIATQAQKAGLSKSEVADLQRQIDKQMATTPGGQQIGVNQIAWRDGKAVMTFPLPGEKKARAVNELMGTLGTPNCSYLWTCLYEHSNFDGRRLTWSDCNFENLANWGFNDQTTSWHNNQSRGTQTHVYNWTGSSWALLWTSTAPSSSSNVGSANNDKADGLWVC, from the coding sequence ATGCGCACGAGAACCAAGATCGGTGTCACCCTCGCCGCCGGCGCCATGGCCGTGCTCGGAATGGCAGGGCCGACGTCGGCATCGACCGAACTCCAGAGCACCATCGCCACACAGGCCCAGAAAGCGGGTCTGAGCAAGAGCGAAGTCGCCGATCTGCAACGGCAGATCGACAAACAGATGGCCACGACCCCCGGCGGACAGCAGATCGGCGTCAACCAGATCGCGTGGCGCGACGGCAAGGCCGTCATGACCTTCCCGCTGCCGGGCGAGAAGAAGGCCCGGGCCGTCAACGAGCTCATGGGCACCCTCGGAACGCCCAACTGCAGCTACCTCTGGACGTGCCTCTACGAGCACTCCAACTTCGACGGACGCCGTCTGACCTGGTCGGACTGCAACTTCGAGAACCTCGCCAACTGGGGCTTCAACGACCAGACCACGTCCTGGCACAACAACCAGAGCCGAGGAACCCAGACCCACGTGTACAACTGGACGGGTTCGTCCTGGGCCCTGCTGTGGACGTCCACCGCTCCGTCGTCCAGCTCCAACGTCGGCAGCGCCAACAACGACAAGGCCGACGGACTCTGGGTGTGCTGA
- a CDS encoding IclR family transcriptional regulator — translation MPTSSASAHTTDSTKSSSGGVQSLERAFDLLERMADAGGEVGLSELSASSGLPLPTIHRLMRTLVVCGYVRQQSNRRYALGPRLIRLGESASRLLGTWARPYLARLVEETGETANMALLDGDEIVYVAQVPSKHSMRMFTEVGRRVLPHSTGVGKALLAGFPADEVRALLARTGMPAATDKTITTPDGFLAALDEVRTLGYAVDDNEQEIGVRCLAVSVPNSPTAAAISISGPAGRVTETATERIVPVLQQVAVELSEALASSGAGG, via the coding sequence GTGCCGACGTCCAGCGCCAGCGCCCACACGACCGACTCCACCAAGTCGTCCTCCGGTGGTGTCCAGTCCCTTGAGCGCGCCTTCGATCTGCTGGAGCGGATGGCGGACGCCGGCGGCGAGGTGGGCCTCAGCGAACTGTCCGCGAGCAGCGGGCTGCCCCTGCCGACCATCCACCGGCTGATGCGGACGCTGGTCGTCTGCGGTTACGTACGCCAGCAGTCCAACCGGCGGTACGCCCTCGGCCCGCGCCTGATCCGCCTCGGCGAGTCGGCGTCCCGGCTGCTCGGCACCTGGGCCCGCCCCTACCTCGCGCGCCTGGTCGAGGAGACCGGCGAGACGGCGAACATGGCGCTCCTCGACGGCGACGAGATCGTGTACGTGGCCCAGGTGCCGTCCAAGCACTCCATGCGGATGTTCACCGAGGTCGGCCGACGCGTACTGCCCCACTCCACCGGCGTCGGCAAGGCCCTGCTCGCCGGCTTCCCGGCCGACGAGGTCCGCGCCCTGCTGGCCCGTACGGGCATGCCGGCCGCCACGGACAAGACGATCACCACTCCCGACGGCTTCCTCGCCGCCCTGGACGAGGTCCGCACCCTCGGCTACGCCGTCGACGACAACGAGCAGGAGATCGGCGTCCGCTGCCTCGCCGTCTCCGTCCCCAACTCCCCCACCGCCGCGGCCATTTCCATCTCCGGCCCGGCGGGCCGCGTCACGGAGACGGCGACCGAACGCATCGTGCCCGTACTGCAGCAGGTGGCCGTGGAGCTCTCGGAGGCCCTGGCCAGCTCGGGTGCGGGCGGCTGA
- the allB gene encoding allantoinase AllB codes for MSEAELVLRSTRVITPDGSRPAAVAVADGRITAVLPYDADVPAGARLEDLGDHVLLPGLVDTHVHVNDPGRTHWEGFWTATRAAAAGGITTLVDMPLNSLPPTTTVDHLRTKREVAADKAHVDVGFWGGALPDNVKDLRPLHDAGVFGFKAFLSPSGVDEFPHLDQDGLARSLAEIAGFGGLLIVHAENPHHLDAAPQRGGPRYADFLASRPRDAEDTAIATLVAQARRLDARVHVLHLSSSDALPLIAGAKRDGVRITVETCPHYLTLTAEEVPDGASEFKCCPPIRESANQDLLWQALADGTIDCVVTDHSPSTADLKTDDFATAWGGISGLQLSLAAVWTEARRRGHGLEDVVGWMSTRTAALVGLDDRKGAIEAGRDADFAVLAPDETFTVDPAALQHRNRVTAYAGKTLYGVVKSTWLRGERIVADGEFTDPKGQLLTRTP; via the coding sequence GTGTCCGAGGCTGAACTGGTGTTGCGCTCGACGCGTGTCATCACCCCCGACGGATCGCGCCCCGCCGCGGTCGCCGTCGCGGACGGCAGGATCACGGCCGTACTCCCGTACGACGCCGACGTACCGGCCGGCGCGCGCCTGGAAGACCTCGGCGACCACGTCCTGCTGCCCGGCCTCGTCGACACCCATGTCCATGTGAACGACCCCGGCCGCACCCACTGGGAGGGCTTCTGGACCGCCACCCGCGCCGCGGCGGCCGGCGGCATCACCACCCTCGTCGACATGCCCCTCAACTCCCTCCCGCCGACGACGACGGTCGACCACCTCCGGACGAAGCGCGAGGTCGCCGCCGACAAGGCGCATGTCGACGTCGGCTTCTGGGGCGGCGCCCTGCCCGACAACGTCAAGGACCTGCGGCCCCTGCACGACGCCGGGGTCTTCGGCTTCAAGGCCTTCCTGTCCCCGTCGGGCGTCGACGAGTTCCCGCACCTCGACCAGGACGGACTCGCCCGCTCCCTGGCCGAGATAGCAGGCTTCGGCGGTCTGCTCATCGTGCACGCCGAGAACCCGCACCACCTCGACGCGGCCCCGCAGCGGGGCGGCCCCAGGTACGCCGACTTCCTCGCCTCGCGCCCGCGCGACGCCGAGGACACCGCCATCGCGACGCTCGTCGCCCAGGCCCGGCGGCTCGACGCACGCGTCCACGTCCTCCATCTGTCCTCCAGCGACGCGCTCCCGCTGATCGCCGGGGCCAAGCGGGACGGCGTACGCATCACCGTCGAGACCTGCCCGCACTACCTCACCCTCACCGCCGAGGAAGTCCCGGACGGGGCGAGCGAGTTCAAGTGCTGCCCGCCCATCCGGGAGTCCGCCAACCAGGACCTTCTCTGGCAGGCGCTCGCGGACGGCACCATCGACTGCGTGGTCACCGACCACTCCCCGTCGACGGCCGACCTGAAGACCGACGACTTCGCCACCGCCTGGGGCGGCATCTCCGGCCTGCAACTGAGCCTCGCGGCGGTCTGGACGGAGGCCCGCAGGCGCGGCCACGGTCTGGAGGACGTGGTCGGCTGGATGTCCACGCGCACGGCGGCCCTCGTCGGCCTGGACGACCGCAAGGGCGCCATCGAGGCGGGCCGCGACGCCGACTTCGCCGTCCTCGCCCCCGACGAGACCTTCACCGTCGACCCGGCCGCACTCCAGCACCGCAACCGCGTCACCGCCTACGCCGGCAAAACCCTGTACGGCGTGGTCAAGTCCACCTGGCTGCGCGGTGAACGCATCGTCGCGGACGGCGAGTTCACCGACCCGAAGGGACAACTCCTCACCCGCACCCCCTGA
- the alc gene encoding allantoicase, with amino-acid sequence MTAQQHTPPASFTGDANPYGGGDPYADYRTADFPFTRYADLADRRLGAGVVAANDEFFAQRENLLVPERAEFDPEHFGHKGKIMDGWETRRRRGASAEHPWPTAEDHDWALIRLGAPGVIRGIVVDTAHFRGNYPQAVSVEGACVAGSPSPEELLAADVKWTTLVPRTPVGGHAANGFTVSAEQRFTHLRLNQHPDGGIARLRVYGEVVPDPAWLAALGTFDVVALENGGLAEDASNLFYSPATNTIQPGRARVMHECWETSRRRDQGNDWIRYRLAAQSEIRALEIDTAYLKGNAAGWATVSVKDGDDGDWTEILPRTRLQPDTNHRFVLDGPVVATHARVDIYPDGGISRLRLFGSLTEDGETRLSARHQELGG; translated from the coding sequence GTGACGGCGCAGCAGCACACCCCGCCTGCGAGCTTCACCGGCGACGCGAACCCGTACGGCGGCGGTGACCCGTACGCGGACTACCGCACCGCCGACTTCCCCTTCACGCGGTACGCCGACCTCGCCGACCGCAGGCTCGGTGCCGGTGTGGTCGCCGCCAACGACGAGTTCTTCGCCCAGCGCGAGAACCTGCTGGTGCCCGAGCGCGCCGAGTTCGACCCCGAGCACTTCGGGCACAAGGGCAAGATCATGGACGGCTGGGAGACGCGCCGCCGCCGGGGCGCCTCCGCCGAGCACCCCTGGCCGACGGCCGAGGACCACGACTGGGCACTGATCCGCCTGGGCGCGCCCGGCGTGATCCGGGGGATCGTCGTCGACACGGCCCACTTCCGCGGCAACTACCCGCAGGCGGTGTCCGTCGAGGGCGCGTGCGTGGCGGGCTCCCCGTCGCCGGAGGAACTGCTCGCCGCCGACGTGAAGTGGACGACCCTCGTCCCGCGTACCCCGGTCGGCGGCCACGCGGCGAACGGCTTCACGGTCTCCGCCGAGCAGCGCTTCACGCACCTCCGCCTGAACCAGCACCCCGACGGCGGCATCGCCCGCCTGCGCGTGTACGGCGAGGTCGTGCCGGACCCGGCCTGGCTGGCCGCCCTCGGCACCTTCGACGTCGTCGCCCTGGAGAACGGCGGCCTGGCCGAGGACGCCTCCAACCTCTTCTACTCACCCGCCACCAACACCATCCAGCCCGGCCGCGCCCGGGTGATGCACGAGTGCTGGGAGACCAGCCGCCGCCGCGACCAGGGCAACGACTGGATCCGCTACCGCCTGGCCGCCCAGTCCGAGATCCGCGCCCTGGAGATCGACACGGCCTACCTCAAGGGCAACGCGGCGGGCTGGGCCACGGTCTCGGTGAAGGACGGCGACGACGGCGACTGGACCGAGATCCTTCCCCGCACCCGCCTCCAGCCCGACACCAACCACCGCTTCGTCCTCGACGGCCCGGTCGTGGCCACCCATGCCCGCGTCGACATCTACCCCGACGGCGGCATCTCCCGGCTCCGCCTCTTCGGCTCCCTGACGGAAGACGGCGAGACCCGCTTGTCGGCCCGCCACCAGGAACTGGGCGGCTGA
- a CDS encoding SDR family oxidoreductase → MTTSNGTVNDGPPVNGGRPLDGKVALVTGGSRGIGAATAMRLARDGADVAVTYVRGREGAEEVVRAVEALGRRGVALRADSGDPEEAAGAVGRAAEALGGRLDVLVNNAGVGVLGPLESLPLAEVDRVLAVNVRGVFLASQAAAARMGGGGRIITVGTCMTQRVPGPGGTLYAMSKSALVGLTKALARELGERGITANVVHPGPTDTDMNPAGGPYAAGQAEMTALGRFGTAAEVASMVAYLAGAEYVTGAEFSVDGGHAA, encoded by the coding sequence ATGACTACTTCGAACGGAACTGTGAACGACGGCCCCCCGGTCAACGGCGGACGTCCTCTCGACGGCAAGGTCGCCCTCGTGACCGGTGGCAGCCGCGGCATCGGGGCCGCCACGGCCATGCGACTGGCCCGGGACGGCGCGGACGTGGCCGTCACGTATGTGCGCGGCAGGGAGGGGGCCGAGGAGGTCGTACGGGCCGTGGAGGCCCTGGGGCGGCGGGGAGTGGCCCTGCGGGCGGACTCCGGGGATCCCGAGGAGGCGGCGGGTGCGGTGGGGCGGGCGGCCGAGGCGCTGGGCGGGCGGCTGGACGTGCTCGTGAACAACGCCGGTGTCGGGGTGCTGGGGCCGCTGGAGAGCCTGCCGCTCGCCGAGGTGGACCGGGTGCTCGCCGTGAATGTGCGGGGTGTCTTCCTGGCGTCCCAGGCCGCCGCGGCCCGGATGGGGGGCGGCGGCCGGATCATCACCGTCGGGACGTGCATGACACAGCGTGTGCCCGGTCCCGGCGGAACGCTCTACGCGATGAGCAAGTCGGCGCTGGTCGGGTTGACGAAGGCGCTGGCCAGGGAGCTCGGTGAGCGGGGGATCACCGCGAATGTCGTGCATCCCGGGCCGACGGACACGGACATGAATCCGGCGGGTGGGCCGTATGCGGCGGGCCAGGCGGAGATGACCGCGCTGGGGAGGTTCGGGACGGCCGCGGAGGTCGCGTCGATGGTGGCGTATCTGGCGGGGGCGGAGTACGTGACCGGGGCGGAGTTCTCGGTGGACGGGGGGCATGCGGCGTGA
- a CDS encoding dihydrofolate reductase family protein yields MGKLSLTSFVTLDGVYQAPGGPDEDRRDGFEHGGWSVPYGDEDFGRFIDGVFGRVGAFLLGRRTYEIFAAHWPKVTDPADPVAGKLNSLPKYVVSNTVTDPEWNATTVLSGDLAKEVTALKERTDGEVQVHGSGNLAQSLFALDLIDTVHLLTFPVVLGAGRRLFAEGALPTAFRHAGGGITSTGVSIQTYERAGRPEYGTYELPENA; encoded by the coding sequence ATGGGCAAGCTCTCCCTCACCTCCTTCGTCACCCTCGACGGCGTCTACCAGGCCCCCGGCGGCCCCGACGAGGACCGCCGCGACGGCTTCGAGCACGGCGGCTGGAGCGTCCCGTACGGGGACGAGGACTTCGGACGGTTCATCGACGGGGTCTTCGGCCGCGTCGGCGCCTTCCTGCTGGGCCGCAGGACGTACGAGATCTTCGCCGCTCACTGGCCGAAGGTCACGGACCCGGCCGACCCGGTCGCGGGGAAGCTCAACTCCCTGCCCAAGTACGTCGTTTCGAACACCGTGACGGACCCCGAATGGAACGCCACGACCGTGCTCTCAGGGGACCTCGCCAAGGAGGTCACCGCCCTCAAGGAACGCACCGACGGCGAGGTGCAGGTCCACGGCAGCGGGAACCTCGCCCAGTCGCTGTTCGCCCTCGACCTGATCGACACCGTGCACCTGCTGACGTTCCCCGTCGTCCTCGGCGCCGGCCGCCGCCTCTTCGCCGAGGGCGCCCTTCCGACGGCGTTCCGCCACGCCGGGGGCGGTATCACGAGCACCGGGGTGTCGATCCAGACGTACGAACGCGCGGGGCGTCCCGAGTACGGCACGTACGAACTCCCGGAGAATGCCTGA
- a CDS encoding ribonuclease domain-containing protein, translating to MRFPPRASRIGAAAAVLSALLVGGTVTATPAAAAVGSICYSDLPSQAYTTLNLIARGGPYPYTQDGSVFQNRERVLPAQSTGYYHEYTVKTPGSSTRGARRIVTGEDYQEDYYTADHYASFDLVDYDC from the coding sequence ATGAGATTCCCCCCACGCGCATCTCGCATCGGCGCAGCAGCCGCCGTCCTGTCCGCCCTTCTCGTGGGCGGCACCGTCACCGCCACCCCGGCAGCCGCCGCCGTCGGCAGCATCTGCTACAGCGACCTGCCGTCGCAGGCGTACACCACGCTCAACCTGATCGCCCGGGGCGGCCCCTACCCGTACACGCAGGACGGCAGTGTCTTCCAGAACCGGGAACGCGTCCTGCCGGCCCAGTCCACCGGCTACTACCACGAGTACACGGTGAAGACCCCCGGCTCCTCCACCCGCGGCGCCCGCCGCATCGTCACCGGTGAGGACTACCAGGAGGACTACTACACGGCCGACCACTACGCGTCCTTCGACCTGGTCGACTACGACTGCTGA